The following proteins are co-located in the Phaenicophaeus curvirostris isolate KB17595 chromosome 12, BPBGC_Pcur_1.0, whole genome shotgun sequence genome:
- the MRPS11 gene encoding small ribosomal subunit protein uS11m — protein sequence MAVPWQRLLGAAWRARAAAPWGRGLQTGPPRPQELAEEAEKQRATDASPLILQRSSMRWDGKTYEEIPIAYIKATYNNTHVRVVSFDNRPLSHTSCGTEGFHNAKKGTAIAAQTAAMAAAVKARGKGALHVRVMVKGLGPGRKAAIKGLTMGGLEVISITDNTPVPHNGCRPRKARRM from the exons ATGGCGGTTCCTTGGCAACGGCTGCTCGGAGCGGCCTGGCG GGCCCGAGCTGCCGCCCCGTGGGGCCGCGGCCTCCAGACCGGCCCCCCGCGGCCGCAGGAGCTGGCGGAGGAGGCGGAGAAGCAGAGAGCGACCGACGCGAG CCCTTTAATCCTGCAGAGGAGCTCCATGAGATGGGATGGAAAAACGTACGAAGAGATTCCAATAGCTTACATCAAAGCTACATACAACAA CACCCACGTCCGAGTGGTCAGCTTTGACAACAGGCCATTGTCTCATACATCCTGTGGCACAGAAGGCTTCCACAATGCCAAGAAGGGAACTGCCATCGCAGCACAAACTGCAGCCATGGCAGCCGCAGTG AAAGCACGTGGGAAAGGTGCGTTACATGTACGAGTCATGGTGAAAGGGCTGGGTCCAGGACGCAAG GCTGCCATCAAGGGATTGACTATGGGAGGTTTGGAGGTCATCTCCATCACCGACAACACCCCGGTGCCACACAACGGCTGCCGCCCACGGAAAGCCAGGCGAATGTGA